The DNA region AACATTGCAATACCTTGCATTGGTGCACCTAAACCGTTTACTATGGTTACACCTAAGCCTGTTTTGGCCTCAATGTTTGTAGAATCTTTTTCTAACGCATTTTTGTAAGATGCATTGGCTTTCTGCAATAAAGCAGGTTGGGCCAGGCTATCTTGTGTACTTTCAAAAGCCTTTATAAACTGGTTACCCGCTGCCAACCATGTTTTTGATGATGGCTCGTTTTGTGCAACCACTTCTAAATAAAGTGCCGATGGAGTAATTTGCTCTACATCATCCCATTTTTGGGCTAATTGTTTTGCAAGTTCGGTTTTTTCAGTACCTGTAGCACCTTTGTAACTATTTTCTAAAGCAATAATATCAGTAGCTAAATTTTTATTCAGTACATTTTTTGCGGCAGTAGAGGTAGTTTCGATGCTCAAAACAGCAGAAGAAGCAGATTCGCCACCGGCCATTTGACCGGTAGATGGCATTTTGCCGTTTTCTTCTGTTGGTTTTACCAAACCTTTAATGTCTCTTGTAAACAGGAAAGCAGCAAGCAATAAAATCGCTCCAACGATGATGATTTGTTTTGACCTGATGCTGCTGTTCATAAGATAAGAATTAAGCTTCTACGCTAATTTTTTTTGTGTTGCTTTTAACTTTGTCAACAAATACTTTTGCTGGTTTAAAGCTAGGAACGAAATGTTCGGGGATAATTATTGCAGTGTTTTTGGAGATATTTCTCGCAGTTTTTTGCGCTCTCTTTTTAACAACAAAGCTTCCGAAGCCTCTAACGTATACATTTTCACCGCCAATCATGCTGGTTTTGATAACCTTGAAAAATGCCTCAACTGTTTCCTGTACATCAACCTTCTCAATTCCGGTTTTTGTTGATATTTCTGAAATAATATCTGCCTTAGTCATATTTATTTATATATTTTGTTTTTTAATATTATAACTGTTTTGGGGTTGCAAAAGTATTGCTTTTTAATGAGATAGGAAAATAAAAGATGATTTTTTTATTGCCGATGGTATCACCGGATTGCAAGTTTTTTTAAAAACCAATTATTACGCCGTAATTTGCAGTGATGACATTCCAAAATGAATTGATAAAGTGGTACCAGATCAACAAAAGAGATTTACCGTGGAGGCATACACAAGATGCGTATACCATCTGGTTATCAGAGGTTATACTGCAGCAAACGAGGGTTGAGCAAGGGCTGCCTTACTTCAATAAATTTTTAGCACACTTCCCAACGGTGAGCGACTTTGCCAGTGCAACTGAAACCGTGGTATTAAAGCTATGGCAGGGGCTTGGCTATTATTCGAGAGGAAGAAACATGCATGCAACTGCTAAATTTGTGGTAGAACACCATCGTGGAATCTTCCCAAATGTGCACGATGAGCTCATAAAGTTGAAGGGAATCGGCGAATATACAGCGGCGGCAATTTCGTCATTTTCGGCAGGCGAGCCCCGGGCGGTAGTTGATGGAAATGTATTTAGGGTACTGGCCCGGTATTTTGGTGTGGAAACGCCCATAAATTCTACCGCCGGAAAAAAGGAGTTCTTTTCATTGGCGAACGATCTGCTTGATAAAAACGATCCTGCGTTATACAATCAGGCGATAATGGAGTTCGGCGCAATGCAATGTAAGCCTAAATCGCCAAATTGCGGCATTTGCCCGCTGCAGATGGGCTGCCACGCCTTTAACAACAATCTGGTTGGGCACTTGCCCGTTAAGATCAAGAAAGCGCAACCCAGGCATCGGTTTCTAAGTTATTTTGTTTGCAAGCACGACGATAATATCCTAATGAGAGAGCGACAGGCTGGGGATATTTGGCAGCATCTGTACGACTTCCCCAGCATTGAAACAACCGAATTACCTAATTTGCTCGATGCCAGATTTATAACACATGTTAAACAAGTTTTCGGACCGGATGCCGAATTTGACCTTTTGAGCGTAAAAAAGCACTTACTAACACATCAAATTATCCACGTTCATTTTTTTGGATTAAAGAATTATATATTTAACTTTAATAAACAAAAGACACTTAAATGGGTTTCTTTAAGTAACTTAGATGAGTTACCGCAACCAAAAGTTATTCATGATTTTCTTCAGAACTACTTTTTAACAGATAAGGTGGAGTAACTGACCATTTTAGCGAAGTTCATTTAAATAGACGAAACAACTAACCAAAAATATTTATGTCGGGCATTAACAAAGTTATTTTAGTGGGCCATTTAGGTAAAGACCCCGAAGTGCGTCATTTAGAGGGTGGCGTTACCGTTGCGAGTTTTCCATTAGCCACATCAGAAACGTACAACAAGGATGGTAAAAGAGTAGAACAAACAGAATGGCATAACATTGTGCTATGGCGTGGCCTTGCCGAAGTGGCATCTAAGTACCTGCAAAAAGGTAAACTGGTATACATAGAAGGCAAGCTGCGAACCCGCTCTTTTGAAGATAAAGAAAAAGTAAAAAAGTATGTTACCGAAATTGTTGCCGAAAACTTTACCATGTTGGGCAGAAAAAGCGATTTCGAAACAGGAGCCACCCCAGTCGCTCAGGTACAGCAAAATTCGGAGCAAAAGATTCATGATGAATTTACGATTAATCCATCAGACGAAAATGGCGATTTGCCTTTCTAATCGATTACTTTAATGAATAACCGTACTTCAAAACTTAAATAGTCCTGCTCGATTAAAAGCAGGACTATTTTATTTACTCAACTGTTACCGATTTGGCAAGGTTTCGGGGTTGATCTACGTTACACCCTCTCATTACTGCAATGTGATACGATAATAATTGAAGCGGAATAGTTGCCAATAGTGGTAAAAATGCTTCATTCGCATCTGGGATTTCGATACAATAATCGGCCATTTTTTTCACTTCGGTATCGCCCTGGGTTACAATGGCGATAACTTTTCCCTTTCTGGCTTTTACTTCCTGAATATTGCTGATTACCTTTTCGTACGATGAGTTTTTGGTTGCAATAAATACTACCGGCATTTCCTCGTCGATCAAGGCAATTGGCCCGTGCTTCATTTCGGCCGCAGGATAACCCTCTGCATGGATATAAGAAATCTCTTTAAGTTTCAACGCACCTTCCAGCGCAACCGGGAAACCGCTTCCTCTGCCTAAAAACAAGCAATTGGTAGAATGTTTTATTTTATCGGCAACCTCTTGTATCAGGTCGTTAGATTCGAGAGCAATTTGAATTTTATCAGGAATGTTGTCAAGCTCAGTTAGTAGTTCAGTCATTTTTGACGTGGTTATTGTACCTTTTTGCTGTGCCATGTAAAAGGCCATCAAGGTTAAAACCGTTACCTGTGCGGTAAATGCCTTTGTGGAGGCCACGCCAATTTCAGGACCGGCGTGTGTGTAAACACCGGCATGGCTCAACCGTGGAATGGATGCACCAGCAACGTTGCAGATACCAAAAATGGTTGCACCACGTTCTTTGGCCATCTCAATTGCGGCCATGGTGTCGGCAGTTTCTCCCGATTGTGAAATGGCGATAACTACATCTTTTTCGGTTATAATCGGGTTGCGATACCTGAATTCTGATGCATACTCAACCTCAACAGGTATGCGGGCGTATTCCTCAATTAAATATTCTCCAACCAAACCTGCATGCCACGAGGTTCCGCAGGCAACAATAATAATCCGGTCGATATTTTTCAGCTTTTCTGCAAACTCCTTAATTCCACCAAGCTGAACTTTGCCTTCCTCGGGATATATACGGCCACGCATACAATCTTTAATAGATCTCGGCTGCTCGTAAATTTCCTTTAGCATAAAATGATCGAAACCACCTTTCTCAAGCATTTCCAAATGCAATTGCAGTTCTTGAACAAAAGGGGTCTGTACTACATTATCCAATCTTTTAACCAATAAATCGTCTCTGGTAATTAAAGCGATTTCATTGTCATTTAAATAGATCACGTTTTTTGTGTATTCAATAATCGGTGTAGCATCTGAGGCAATAAAATATTCGCCTTTGCCCACGCCAATTACCATTGGGCTACCTTTTCTGGCTGCAATTAAGCGGTCGGGATTATTAATGTCCATAACCACAATGGCATAAGCACCAATTACCTCGTGAAGCGCTAATCGTACAGCCTCTAACAAATCTATTTCTTCGTTCTTTTGTATTTCTTCAACCAGGTGAATCAAAACCTCGGTATCGGTATCGCTATTAAAGGTATGTCCACGTTGCGTTAACTCTTCCTTTAAAGTGGCGTAGTTTTCGATAATTCCGTTGTGAATAATGGATAAGCGA from Pedobacter endophyticus includes:
- a CDS encoding single-stranded DNA-binding protein — translated: MSGINKVILVGHLGKDPEVRHLEGGVTVASFPLATSETYNKDGKRVEQTEWHNIVLWRGLAEVASKYLQKGKLVYIEGKLRTRSFEDKEKVKKYVTEIVAENFTMLGRKSDFETGATPVAQVQQNSEQKIHDEFTINPSDENGDLPF
- the mutY gene encoding A/G-specific adenine glycosylase — translated: MTFQNELIKWYQINKRDLPWRHTQDAYTIWLSEVILQQTRVEQGLPYFNKFLAHFPTVSDFASATETVVLKLWQGLGYYSRGRNMHATAKFVVEHHRGIFPNVHDELIKLKGIGEYTAAAISSFSAGEPRAVVDGNVFRVLARYFGVETPINSTAGKKEFFSLANDLLDKNDPALYNQAIMEFGAMQCKPKSPNCGICPLQMGCHAFNNNLVGHLPVKIKKAQPRHRFLSYFVCKHDDNILMRERQAGDIWQHLYDFPSIETTELPNLLDARFITHVKQVFGPDAEFDLLSVKKHLLTHQIIHVHFFGLKNYIFNFNKQKTLKWVSLSNLDELPQPKVIHDFLQNYFLTDKVE
- a CDS encoding tetratricopeptide repeat protein; protein product: MNSSIRSKQIIIVGAILLLAAFLFTRDIKGLVKPTEENGKMPSTGQMAGGESASSAVLSIETTSTAAKNVLNKNLATDIIALENSYKGATGTEKTELAKQLAQKWDDVEQITPSALYLEVVAQNEPSSKTWLAAGNQFIKAFESTQDSLAQPALLQKANASYKNALEKDSTNIEAKTGLGVTIVNGLGAPMQGIAMLLEVVAKEPENVKANMNLGLFSIKSGQFDKAIPRFKTVIAEAPTPEAYFYLGTAYENLGRNKEAVDAYLTSKKLAANPTLSSFIDKKVAELKNKN
- a CDS encoding HU family DNA-binding protein, with amino-acid sequence MTKADIISEISTKTGIEKVDVQETVEAFFKVIKTSMIGGENVYVRGFGSFVVKKRAQKTARNISKNTAIIIPEHFVPSFKPAKVFVDKVKSNTKKISVEA
- the glmS gene encoding glutamine--fructose-6-phosphate transaminase (isomerizing); translated protein: MCGIVGYIGYREAWPIVLKGLKRLEYRGYDSAGIALMTDSGQHIYKKAGKVAVLEDFAETADKSGTVGMGHTRWATHGVPSDRNSHPHTSNDGRLSIIHNGIIENYATLKEELTQRGHTFNSDTDTEVLIHLVEEIQKNEEIDLLEAVRLALHEVIGAYAIVVMDINNPDRLIAARKGSPMVIGVGKGEYFIASDATPIIEYTKNVIYLNDNEIALITRDDLLVKRLDNVVQTPFVQELQLHLEMLEKGGFDHFMLKEIYEQPRSIKDCMRGRIYPEEGKVQLGGIKEFAEKLKNIDRIIIVACGTSWHAGLVGEYLIEEYARIPVEVEYASEFRYRNPIITEKDVVIAISQSGETADTMAAIEMAKERGATIFGICNVAGASIPRLSHAGVYTHAGPEIGVASTKAFTAQVTVLTLMAFYMAQQKGTITTSKMTELLTELDNIPDKIQIALESNDLIQEVADKIKHSTNCLFLGRGSGFPVALEGALKLKEISYIHAEGYPAAEMKHGPIALIDEEMPVVFIATKNSSYEKVISNIQEVKARKGKVIAIVTQGDTEVKKMADYCIEIPDANEAFLPLLATIPLQLLSYHIAVMRGCNVDQPRNLAKSVTVE